The genome window TCTAGTAGCCAAAAgcctcagccagtgacttttcttgtaatatctgctttcaacaaaattaaagctcattaaTTAAATGGTATAATATTTTGCCATTATCCcgagataatgatgaagagtttgaatgcatccttcttcacactgaagtcatTGGCTGTCAAAAAGCTGTTGCTGAAACAttcctttgatctttttgactcTTTTTGAATTTTTGCTCAGTCGACAAGTTTGGGAAACAAGTTTGAACTTGTACATCGAGGTGTAGCATACTTAACTGATCTATataacaaaatgaacattctaaatatgaaactgctgaGTAAGAATTTCAATTTATTCCAAGCAAAAATTGTTTTGTCCACTTTTatcggaaaattggaaatatattagCAAAACATTggaagaagaatgttctcacagttttctGAATAGAAAGTATGTCACACTCTTTCAAGGATGGTGATCTGCAAGAGTattgcttacacctgcagtcacagaAGAAGGATTTTCTGAATCAATTCTAGGATTTGAGTGATCTGAAAATTCCGgtctgggtaattaacccatttgttTCTGGAAGAACAGGAAGTGAGCTGCAAGATGAAATTATCGAAATTCAGATTGATGAAGAAGCAGAAATGGATTTCAGAGTTGACAGCTTTTGCGGTATGTGGCTACATTATCATATGAAGCTTCCTAGTCTTTGGAGAGGAGCCAATGTGTTCTTCATTGCATTCCCATCCTTCTACCTctttgaaagaggcttcagtggagTGAACCGCATACTCACTGAAAATAGAAaccgcttggacattgttacaagGGTACTTAAGGCTTTTTTTGTCACAACTTTAACCAGAAAATCCTTGCTAAAAATTATCATGCTCAAGGATTACGTTGATACTGAAGCTGCTGTTCAGCGCAcatgtgtaagctaggtttaaagacagatcaaaaaaaataaagtacaatgatttttctcatgttagcatatggtagacatgtttttacacattGAGGGCgccggaaagtatattgtgcctaagagaggCATTGGCAAATATGAATGTGCTTTAGGGAGCATTGAACTAAAAACGGTTGGGAAACTAATGTAATTTACTTcgtaataaagttcaaagtttttttttcaaaaaggtAATCTTTTTTACTCATACAGTTCAGTGGACTACCATAACTTTAACAAAAATATTTCCCTTACAAGAGTGGGAAAATCTGTGCAAGTTCATGTTAACCTGTTGGAGTTCCAGTAATATTGTATATTGGTGTTGATGATGTGAGAGGAGGTTGGGGAAATTGAACATGGGCCACCATTCTTGTTCATGGAAGTATGTGTTCTCTGTATGGAGAGAGCACTTGGAAGGTTTATGTGCAATTTATAAGCCTTATGAAGCAGAAACTAAACACTTCTGGATTTTGGATTTTCTGGATTCTAGTTATCTTATGATTTTAAACATTGGATCTCAGCCACTTTGTTTGAAATCAGCAGCATAACTATGTTGCCAATGCTATGAATTGTTTGTTTAACTGAGAGTAACCATTTTGTAATCTTATCCTGAAGGCTGCATTGTCTTAGGATCTACATGATCTTTGTTCCCCAGATGAATACAGATAATTTTAAAGAGTTTATTTTAATTGAGAATTTCCTTCCCAAACAAAAAGCACACTTCCATGCAATAAGCTAAttcatacactcaatggccattttattaattacctcctgtatctaataaaatggctactgtcCATGGTcctttgctgctgtagcctatccatgtcaacatTTGACATGTTGTGCCTTTAGAAGTGCTCTTCTGAAAaccgctgttgtaacatgtagttatttgaattactgtcatcttcctgtcagcttccaGGCTAGCCATTATCCTTTGATCTCTTACATTAACAAAGTGGTTTCATCCACCAAACTGCCAttcattgaattttttttgtttgtttttccgtAAATTCTttgcaaactctagagattgtgtatgaaaatcccaggaaagcAGCCATTTCTGATATgcagtctggcatcaacaataTTCTAAaatcagatttcttccccattctgatgttctgtctggacaactgaatctcttgaaatgtctgcatgctttaatgcattgatttgctgccacttgattggctgatttgtatttgcattaacaagcatatGTACAGGTATCTCATAATGGCCACCAAATGTATACCTGAATTTTTTTCTAATATAGAAAGCTACGAAAGTATGCACTTGAAAATAGACTGCATTTGAGGATGTATCTGGGGAAAAAGTATTTGAGCAGAACAAAACATTACCTTGCAGTCTTTTCTAATTTTCAATTATCAATGTTATGATAATCTTTCAGCTGATTTCTTTAAAAGGTCCTACAAACCTGCTTGAGGAAGAATGGAGGAGTAGTCTATATCAATTTTCTGGTCAGTGTTCCTGCCTTGACCAGCTGTACCAAATGAAATTGTTCATTTGGTTGTTGATGGTGGCCTTTCTGCATACTTGTGATTTTTCTATTCACTTGAAAAATACTTCTGGGAGAATTGGAGGAGAGGGCTGAACTTATGAAAGGCTCCTCTTGAGTCATTCCATTTTAAAGGAAGTATTAATCCAGTCATGTGTTTTGTAAAATGTGCAAATTTCTTTCTATCTTTATGCTCTTACACTCATTTAGTCTGGCAGCAGGGGGAGTAGACCTCACTAATCCCTCATTCTATAACACTGATGCTCTACACATGACTGCAATTTTAGAAATGTGAATATCCCCtgatttcttttaaatttttaCTCTTTTCTGTGAGGTAACTTTTAAAGTATATAGCCTTTCTACTGGATTTTAAGAGAAGAGTCCTTCAAGTAAAAGGCAGCTTTCTGACTATGAACGGTGGGAAAAGAGGCATGATCTGTTTTAGTTCCTCAGTGGTCTCACTATATAAATAAAGTTTGTTTACTTCAACACCTGATAAAGAAAACCCCTACATGTACAaattaacatccttctttggttCTCTCAATTGTAATtggtctttgattaaatatattgaaGACTAAATAAATCATCTTTCCATCTAGTGACTTGCTTACATTTTGGATTCTTTGCTTTGACTAAATTGCAGTGGCTTTGTTTTGTAGCATATGGTATAACTTCAGGGCACGTACAGAACTCATTGTAAGTAATCAATGGTGCTTGTTAAATGGGAGCTCATAGAACTATCACGTAGATATACTTTtctcaaaaaataaattaataaattagcCAACTCTTAAtcaattaattttttttcctaGAAGAAAtgggttttgtaaagaagaaaccACCTGCATGGCGCAATTCCACCGAAAACATGCAGTaagtattcagaatcaggtttaatatcactggcatatgtcataaaatttgtgaaCTTCTTTCACAAGTTTAAATGTAATTGTTGCATGTTAATACAATGCATTTCAAAACATTGCCAGAGCCATAATGTTGAATTAATTTAATCATTCCCTTGATATGCATTTGAGAATTTTAGGAGTTTGTTTCCAATCCTGAAATGAATTACTGGGACACTACTAATAACTTGATCTAGAGAATATGAAAACCAGTCAATATTCACCCTTTATGATTGTTGCTGGGTATGATGTATGTATTAAAGTAAATATTGTGGAGCTCTGAGTACATTCATAGTAGCATAGACTGATAGTGCTCCCTGTGTTGCTGTTGGCAAATCCTGGAATATTGAAGGTTGGTAACTGTCCCCATTGCTAACCCAAGTGTGAGGAAGAGCTTGCTTAACGTGAGATGTGTTCATCGGAGAATTGAACAATTGTAATTTTTGAGCGCACTCCTGCAAACAACTTCTAGACTGAATGTATGTATTGATAATGAGGAATATTTTTGTACACTCATATCTTACAATCTATTTTCAGTTTTAAAATAATCCAAGTCCACAGCAGTAGGGAATACATCTGATATTGctcaatatttaaaatagtatgaTGATCAATATCACCAACTTTGAAGAAATGAAGTTGAAAATACTTGTCTAAAATAGTTGGTAGAAAGCTCAAACAATCCTGTTGACTGTCTGCCAGTTCTGATAACTTGGAGTATCAAGGGTATGAAAAGTGGCTCAAAATTTAGATATCCAGCTTGAACTCCTAAGCTGCTCGATCCTGTTTGTAAACATTTCTTAGTATTGAATAAATTCCTTTGGCCTAAAGTTTCGGCTTGGTTATCCTTATTGAAAGGATATCTGTGGAAAATGAATTCTGAATGCTATCATCAAAAATGATATTAAGTATTAACATGTGCATCATCATGTCACATTCTACCTGTTGACTAAGACAAAAAGCTTGACTTGTGCTCTTGAAAGAATCATTTGTGAAGTAATGGTGATAGCATCATGCCTGATCAACTTCGTTTGTCCTTAATGTTGTCTTACTTTTACCCTCCACTGTTCCCCCCAGACACTCAGAGCATTCAAATTCTTTCCACTTCTCCTTGCTCTGAGGAGCATTCATTTACTGAATTATGTTTAACCTGCCATGATTATCCATTGTGATTTCCTGCCAACTTCATGAGCAAACATCTTGATGCTCTACTCCATCTAGTGAAAAAGAACTGCAATGACTGTTTGAGTAATGGCAAGACTGGTTGTTGGAAGACAGATGTTTCAAGCCTTCCATGTTTTGAGAAGTGATTGCTGGCAAGTGAAAATTTTACTTTGGTAGCAGAGGCTAATGCAAGGGTTGATTTGAGAAATTTGTCCTAAGTCAAACTGTGCTACATCTTTAAATACATTTTGTTAGTTCTCTAAATATTTGACAGATTATAAATGTTTTCCATTAAAAATTGGGTTGAAGGCACATTtacaatatattttttaaacaagTGAAAAGGTAATTGCAATTTAAATATCTTGACAATCTGGACTGTCCTGTTAGGATGTGTATGTAAGCCTGATACCTTTTAATGGGAACTGAAATTAAAATTGCAGGATTGTAGTTAAAGGGCTGCAGAGTGGGTCTAGCTAGCATGATTAACGAAATCTACCAGAACTCTTTTTGAGTTACTACCTGTGTCCAGTAAATAGAGTTTTCTGATTCTCTGCTGTTTGCTCTTTTCAAGGAAACCAGAGATTCTGCAAGCCCTTATGGCACTGTTGGACTCAGTCCACTCAAGGTGGCAAGATTTCCAGAGTTATGATGATCTCAGCAGTATGTACTTTGCAAATAAACTTGGTATCTTCGCTATTGGTTATAATACGAGATGGGTTGAGGACATACGATATCATTATGCAGAAATCAGCTCACAGGTGCCGGTTGGAAAGAGACTGAAGGAATATTTAAATCCAGATAAACCAGAAGGCAAAGTGATCGCTGTTAAGCGACAAAAAATGAACTGGAAGAAAGTCTATTATAAGCTATTTGAGATCACAAAAAGTGAGGCACGATGTCTTGAGCTACACTTTGGTTTTGATTGGATACCTATCGCACTTTCCCGTGCAGCCAGTGACAACATTGTACAGTATTTGCTTCCGGGTGGGATCCCGGATTCCAATGGCCTGTACGTAATTGGTTGTGAAGAGGCAGAAGGTGAGGATCTTTCCCCACGGCGAGATTACGGCATTAGGGTGCCTCTGCAGAAGGTTTCTAGTGGCAGTACAGCAGGACCGTCGCTTTTGGAAAATGAAGTTAGTGATGCTAGTGATGTAAAGTCAAAAATTCGTTACTGTTATCTAGGTGTTGCAGAGGAGAAAACCATTCATCAGTGCATACTGCAACACTTTCAATCACCAgtcaagatgctgcacatgaagACATATTCAATTAACAACTTCCTCTCTGAAAACTGCCGAGCAGGAGCCATCTGTAGATCTATTTACATCAAATTTATAGAAGTAGAGAAAGaatatctctctgcaggctgtgtGCAAGAGTGTTTGGAAAAAGTCATGGGATATCCTTTATGGTTCACAAAGTAAATTTCAAACACAGTCAACGTATTTAATTGTGATATGTAAAGACTTCTGCCTGGTCATATTTATATCTGTAACAATGTCAGGGTTTTGATTTTAAAGTTTCCCAGCTTCTCTACACTTAAAGGGTTTCAGTTCCATTATAGCTGAGAAAGAAACAACAAAGAAATTGAACCACTTTGGTCAAAACTGATTGGAATGGAAGTGCAAGACAGGAACTAAAATGTTGGAGATGGAGTTTGGAGTTAGCCTCCTCTGTGAACTTAAAATTCAATTCTCAAAAGTGATTGTTGAAGGGTTAGTACCTTAACTAGTCTTCATAGTCTGATGTTTTTGTTACATTGCAGTTAATGTACAGAGTACTCTACAGGCCCACCAGTTTACAGTTTAGAGCAGGAAAGCGTGTTGGAAGAGTAACTAAATGTTATACTGAAGTGGATGTATATTGGGACGCATGCTTTACTTAAATTTTGTGGTTTTAGCATTACCCAATAATCAAACCAATCTCTTTTGTGCTGATTTCACTGCGTTATAATGCAACCAGTTTAGTTGGGTgcaagtgcaaaaacagagaaagGAAAAGTTGAAATTGAGATAGGAATTGTATGCAGCATGCTTTTTCTACTGAAATTTGTATTGAATTGATAGGGAAGAAATCTCCAATTACTTTTCTGTTGCTTGAAACTTGCCTCAATTGGCCAAAGTGTTAGTGTATTCTTCCTCGTTTTTGTTGAAATATAATTATAAACATATATTGTTATAAGAAACACAATCCCAAGAACCTCATTTTCTTACGGTCCTGACCAAGCTCCAAACTGCTGTTCTGAATTTTTCTGACATCTAACTCATGTGCATGCACAATGGTCTGAAAATATCCTAGGTTTTTATATGAGCACATACGGAACAGACTGAGATAAATGCAGTGGAAGCAAATAGACAGAAAAAGATACATGGAAGTTTGGAGCTGTTATGGTAGAGCAGATGTGCAGTTGAACCTGTAGTGAAAAGAATCCTAGTTCAGATTACTCTGTTATGATCTCCTAGGTTTATTGAGCACAGTGTCTAATCAGATTATTTGCATTGACCCGATGAAATTCTTCTGAAGTTTGTTTGTTGACAAATTCTACTCCAGTCTTGACAGGTACTGATATGATTTACCAACTTTTTTAATGAGTGCAAGCAGCACCCTTAGAATGAGATACAGTGCAAAGCTTTCATGAATGATTTCTACTTTCAAATGTAGTTTAATATAATCTGCAGCATGCCTTTTCTACTGAGATTTGCGTTGAAGTGATAGGGAAGAAATCTCTGCTAACTTTTCTGTTGCTTGAAAGTAATATTCTGCATTCAAACTAATATTCTACATTTGCCCTAATCAACTTATCTGTTTAAGTTTGTACTCTCCCTTTACCGTCAACGTAAAATGCCATATTGGCACCAGGCAGTTTCAGCCTCACATGGTCTTCCAAAGTTAGTTATATCAAACAATCCACTTCTTGACTGAGTTTGTGGATGTGCGCAATTGGTCAAGATTTTGTGCTGATCAGTGCACAAAGCTGATCAGATGGTGGAAAGTTAGATTTCAACATTGCAGTGCCCTGTGAATTTTAGTGTAGCTGTGGTATTTGTGTGAAATAGGGGCACGTTATTTACCTAAATAGGTTTTGGTTTACCTGCTTAGTTTTCCCTTTGCAAAATGGGTCCCATGAAACCTTTCTGAGTTAATATtctaaatttttaaaataatggccATTTCAGCATTTTCATTGTTTTCACCCTTTAACTTGTAGTGTCCACATCTGTTCAATCATTAATAGAACATGAATGACTTGAAGAAACCTCTTTCGATGTAAGCTTTTGATATGAGGATATTTTAAAGGTATTAGAGACTAAGTGAGAGAAACTGTAGCTCTTCTTCAGTCTTTTTAAGCTAATTGTTTTAACCAGAATAAGCTATTATTATCTAGTTTGTCAAATAAACTGTAATCTTACTTTGTTGAATACATTCTCCCCAATTTGaatatgttggaaatccaaatctTCACTGTAAAATGCTAGAGTATCTTATAAAATTTCATTTCTATGTTTGGTATTGATAGCCCCTACCAAACAAGAACCCAAGTGGAAAATATGCTATTTAAAAATAATCCAATAAATAAAGTATTCAATTTCTGTAATGTAGTTAGTGGAACAACAGAGATTGCAAAGATTTATTTCTCAGTcaaaagatgatttttttttagttggcTGAATAAATTTCACTGAAAGCTGATTATGCCTCTGTAGAGTCAAGAACATAGGCAAATAGACAAGGAAGTCCCCAGATTTGCTGTCTTTTCTGTGCCTTTACAATATGGAAGATAGCAAGAGCTTAACTTGAGTTTTGAAATGAATGAACTATGAGGCATCCTATTTAAAAGTTTGCTGATGTGAATTACATAGGTGTCCTTCATTCTTTGGTTGACAGGATATACCATTAGATCTGATGCAATAACTTGTTCAGGCAAGCCATTATATTTCAAACTTGTTTCCACCTCCCCTTTAGAAAGCTGCcacttacaaacgtttgtacttacaGTCTGGGCATGTATCTTATCTGACCAAGATAATGAAAAGGGTTTTTCTGACTTGAGTTACATTTCATGAACTAATTCCTTTGACAATAGGTAGAAGAATACAGCAAAAAGCTTTATTTCAGCAATTTAGTCTGGTTAGTCATAATGCGAGTATTGATGCTTTGGCGGGGCAGATTTGTGtctgaatatctgtaatctgaaTATGGAACGCAAACTAGCAAGAGATCATTTTTGGTTTTCTCTACACTGAAAGGTGTCCAAATTATTAATTTAATTCCTCTGTAGTCTGTAGGCTAGTGCGACCCAAACACAACATGCAGTCTGttcttttttcttgtcattaatATGCTTTTAACTTCCTGATGTGATGTTTTTAGAAGCAGTACCAATTTGTTGTAAAATTGCAACTGTTTTAAGAAACGATATAAGGCATCATAAGGGTTGAATGGGGGAGGTGCATCATGTTTCATGAGAATACATTTCCTTTAATGTTTTCTGCCACTAAAAGATTTTAGAAGATTTACAATGTACTAATTTCATATACTGGTGATGCCCTGGTAAAACCTTCACAAGCACCTAATTTGAGCTACTGTGATCAATAATTGCTTCTTGGAGGTTCCCCAGTGATATAGATAGCACTACTTGGTGTGCCTCATTTGAAATGTCTTTACAGTAAAGAAAACATCTTGGCATTTAAAGTTCCAAAATCTAATTTACATAACATCAGTCTTTGTGACTCAGCCCACTTCACAGTTTTACTTTTTATCGTAGTGTTACGATTTGTTCTCTGTATAGACATGTCACGATCATTTCTAAGCTTTACAGTAAATGGATTTTTTCAACCGTAATCCAAAGGTATTCTTGTAGTGCCACATAAAAGAAGCTTTGATATTAATCATGTTTTCAAACAAATTAGTTAATTCTGCCTTAAAAGttcgttcaaagtaaatttattatcaaagtacatgtatgtcaccatatatcgtTTCTTTGTAAACAATCGTAATAatataagaaatacaataggatcagtAAAGGTCTGCACGGAATAAGACAAACAACCAGACTGTCTgcaaaaaataca of Mobula hypostoma chromosome Y, sMobHyp1.1, whole genome shotgun sequence contains these proteins:
- the LOC134341086 gene encoding myb/SANT-like DNA-binding domain-containing protein 2, whose product is MAAPRAAESPNRSWPSAGTDAPLEIVAPTWSEIAGEPPIPEWASVVVENPAPSPSRPPACRGISWTPAETNALIAVWGDERLQDVLEGNLRNSHIFDRISQALREMGYERSANQCKERIKTLKRCYSRVKERGRGKRTCNYTFQQLEQVFGRMPVVWEQHAYQPVLIDSSGLYQDTKPSTVNLEESQGVQPTELEDWGNQKQDLFIKQELLMNQKQELQVYQDLSVYQDADEDVEEMGFVKKKPPAWRNSTENMQKPEILQALMALLDSVHSRWQDFQSYDDLSSMYFANKLGIFAIGYNTRWVEDIRYHYAEISSQVPVGKRLKEYLNPDKPEGKVIAVKRQKMNWKKVYYKLFEITKSEARCLELHFGFDWIPIALSRAASDNIVQYLLPGGIPDSNGLYVIGCEEAEGEDLSPRRDYGIRVPLQKVSSGSTAGPSLLENEVSDASDVKSKIRYCYLGVAEEKTIHQCILQHFQSPVKMLHMKTYSINNFLSENCRAGAICRSIYIKFIEVEKEYLSAGCVQECLEKVMGYPLWFTK